CCCATAAGGTTCGGTAGAACTCTGAGGTCCGAACCTTGCCGGCTCGCCACCTCTTCCAATTTAAAACAGAACTCCTATAGAAATAGCCTAAGAAGGTTCGGGCAATGGGCATTTCCGTCAGGCTCAGGATATCTATATCATGAGTCAAGATCATAGCATAGGAATGTCCCCAAGGGATAGGAGGCAATTCCAGGTAATTTATGACTTCCCGGCGCAGCACCTCTCGGATTTCCTCAATCATCAAGTCCAGAGCAGGCTCATAGACCTGTTTTTCCGTATATTCCCGACCGCTCATAAGCAAACGGCCGGCTTCTTCTCCCAGCTTAAAGGAGAAGTTATGCAGGCGCAGACCCGAGGTTTCCCCTCTAACCGGTCCACAGACCAAGATCAAGGGTTTAATCTGACTTTGCCCGGCATGGTTCGAGAAAAATGAACTTAAGGGTGTAAGGGAAATTCCATCTACTACTATAGCCTGGAAAGCGGCGAATATCTGATTATCTCCGCCGGTATCACCAATACCATCCACAGCAAAAGGAACCCCTAAAAGACCGGCTATCTCACGATAAACCGGTTTTAGGGATTCTGAAACGTAAAACCCTACTTGTCTTGACATTGTATTCCCTTTAACAGTCTGTGCTTCTGCCATGAAGCTCAACCTCTTTTCTCCATATGAGCCACAATTTCTTCACTGGCTCGTCCGTTTCCATAGAGATTATCTTGATAGGGCGGCAATGATTTGCCGCGATAGCACCTGACCGCTGAGATAATCTCCTCCATCTTGGCACCGGCAAGAGTGTTCCAGCCGGTTTGAACCGTTTCTACCCATTCCGTTTCATCCCTTAATGTCACACAGGGCACCTGCCAAAGATAAGCTTCTTTCTGTACCCCCCCTGAGTCGGTGAGAATCAGTTCGGCCTCTTTTTCTAAGAGGATCATCTCCAGATAGCCTACAGGTTCAATCACTTCCACATTATCCGGTATAGTTAAGTGATAATCTTGGAGAAGTTTCTTAGTTCGGGGATGGAGGGGGAGCACAATCTTGCCCTCTATTTGAGCAAAGGCCTTAAGAATCCCCTCAAGGCGCTGGGGGTTGTCTGTATTTTCTGCTCTGTGAACTGTGGCAAGGAGATAGGATTTTTGCAGATATTTAGGAGCAGAGGGCTGACGATCTTCTGCTCTGCGGGCATGGTAGAAAAGGGCATCAGCCATAACATCCCCGGTCCGAACTACCCCGCGGGTCAATCCCTCTAAACTAAGATTTTTAACAGCTTGATCCGAAGGGCAGAATAAGAGTTCAGAAACATGGTCCGTCAATACACGATTGACCTCTTCAGGCATTTGCCGGTTATAGCTGCGCAGACCTGCCTCAACATGGGCAATGGGAATGTGAAGTTTAGCTGCTGCCAAGGCTCCTGCTAAGGTAGAATTGGTGTCCCCATAAACAAGAACCCAATCCGGTTTTTCCTTAAGGAGTATCTCTTCTACCCCCTTCAGCATTTCCCCCGTTTGCGCACCATGCTGCTTGGAACCGACTCCTAAGAAATAATGGGGCTTAGGGATACCCAACTCTTCGAAAAACACGTCGGACATCTGATAATCATAATGCTGTCCGGTGTGAACTAATAACTCCTCGTGGCTTTTCCTCAGCTCTTCGGAAAGGGGTGCGGCTTTAATAAATTGGGGCCTGGCTCCCAGAACCGTTATTATTTTCATGCTGTTTGCTCCTCATCGAAAAATTCACATCTATTTTCAAATTTTGCTTCATAATTCCCCTAAAACCAAAGACCCGAAAGGCAGGGCAGATTCGTCCACAGGAGCGAACCCATTGCATGGAGAGGCGATAAAGCCCACAAGCGGTTGCGGGGATTGCGAAGCCATGGTTAACATCAGGTACTACCCAGAGGTTTGGCACGAAAGTGTCCAGTGGACATTTTCGCCGAAGCGGCTATCTCCAAAGAATACTTACCCGCTGAAGGAAGCTCCCGCAGCTGCGAGTGGGCGAGCCTCGGAATGCTGCGGCGAGCGGATGTGGCGAAACTGCCCGACCCGGACACGGCCCTTTTCATCACCTGATTGTACTGAGACAGTGGCATGGGGGTCTAATTTAAAAATCCGTAGACCCGAAAGGCGGCTTCTCGCATTGGAAATGAACATTCAGCTCCGGGATCTTAGCCGGCTTGTAAGCTGGCGAAGAATATACCCTCCAATTCGCTGAAAGTCATTATCCAGTCCAATGAGGATGATTAAGTATACCGCCCCCGCCAGGGACGCTGAAATCAAGGGGTGCAGACCGCGAAACAAGTGAGCAATCAGGCCCATGATAAATGAGGCCAAAATAATGACCGGAAGCTGACGCCAGACCTGAACCTTATAGACATAACGCCGCACCACCCAATAAAATGCTATAAACACATATAACTCTGTGATCAAAGTTGCAACACTCGCTCCATAAATTCCATAGCGAGGAATCGCATATAAATTGATACCTATATTTAAAAGAGCGGCACCTCCCTGAATCTTGGCACGGGTCCACTGCCGGTCTGTGGTTGTCAATACATCTCCTAAGGAAAAGCTTAAACACTCAAAGGCAAAAAACCAGCTCAAAAGCATTAAAATCGGAATGGAAGCCGGAAAACGCCCGTTATAAAGCCAGGTCAAAAGGGGATCTGCCAAAACAAAAATCAAGACACTCCCGGGAATTCCCACCGCACTCAGAACTTTGAAAATTTTTTCAATGGTTCCCCGGTGTTTCTCCTTACTTTCTACTCCCAGCTGAAATAAAATCGGATAAATAACACTTGTCAGTATCCCAGGGATAAATAAAAGCACGGCGATTAAACGATAAGCTGCCGAATACACCCCTACCTCAATTGGGGGCTTCATTAAAGAAAGCATGAACATGTCAATTTGAAAATAGACAAACAAAAAGATAACGGCCATTCCATAGGGCAGCCCTTGCCTGAGCATCCCCAGCAAACGGGAAAGATCAAACTCCAAACGCAGCTGGCGGCGCAAGTGGGCATAGAGGCTTAAGGATATAAGAACTGCCGTTACAAGCTGGGCAGCCGTAATCATGACCACCGTACCTTGAGTCAGTACCACTAAAATAGTTAGTGCTCCAATTAAAAACGTCGACAAAAACTGATATATGGCAGCAACATACATTTGCTGTTTAGCCTGAAAATAATTATAAACGCTTGCATCCAGGGCATTCAGGGCGCTGGCCAGCCCTAAAACCATGACCATACTCCGGATTGACTGATTATAGCCTGCCGGAAACATTAGCCCCAGCATAAGCAAATACAAGGCTAGAGAAGTAAGCACTTTAAACAAAAGAGTATTTCCCAGAAAGAGGGGCAGAACTTTTTCATCCCGGGAGCCTTCTTGAACCATATAGTTGCTCAAACCGAAATCCGCAAAAAGAATAAATGTGCTGACAAAGGCCAAGGCAGAGCTATATTCTCCATATATTTCAGGTCCCAGGTAACGTGTAACCGCTATTCCCACCACAGCTGTAATGACTTTGGAAAGCACGCTGGCTACACTTAAGGCAGCTGCATTCTTAAGGACTAAACGAAGTTCCACTGGGGTTCTCCCTTCTATTGAGCAATAATCTCCTCATAAACCTCAAGAGTTTTCTGAGCATTATAATTCCAGGTAAATTGACGGTTCACCAAGTCTCTTCCTCTTATCCCCATAGCTGATGCCTGCTCTTTGTTCTTAAGCAAATCCAGAATGGCCTCAGTCAGGGCCAAAGGATCTTTAGGCGTAACAGCAATGCCGACTTGGATTTGAGTGAGAATCTCTGAAATCCCTTCACCAACAGTACCTATAATAGGTTTGCCATGAGCCATAGCTTCTAAATAGACAACTCCGAAAGCTTCATTCCAACTTGGCAAAACAAAAATTTCACACTCAGCCATTTCCTGCATTGCTTCAGGATGGGGCAAACTTCCCAGAAAAACCACATGATATTCCAACCCCAATTCCCGGCACAGTCCTTCCAGCTTAGCCCGTTCAGACCCATCCCCCACAACCCGGTATTCCAGGTCGGGAAATTCTCGGATCAGAGCCGGAAGAGCTTTCAAAACAATCTCATGACCTTTATCCGGCCGTAAAAATCCCACTGAGAGCAGGCGGCGCCGGGAGGGCTTTGCGCCAGCATCTTTTACAGAAGGATTTGACGGTTGGACAACCTTAGGGAAATCCACGCCGTTATAAATAATTCTATATTTCTCAAGACGGTCAGCCCAAGTTTCCAGACCATACCGGTTCTTGAGTTTTTCGCTAACCAGGATCACTCCTGCAGCATCCTTAAGGGTCATTTTAACACTTTCAGCACAGGTTTTACTGCGCTGCAAGGTATAGGCAAAATCTTGGCCATGAATTGTCACTACCACAGGAATATGATACTTGCGTCCGAATCTCAATGCAGCCGCTCCGTCAGGATGGGCAACATGAGCGTGGATGACATCCACCCCTCGGGATATTTGTTCACTAAAAACTTGTTCAATTCCCCAAGCATAGGTTTGGGGATAATATTCAAAAAACAGGGATCCTGGCAACTCTAAGACCCGAGGATGGTAGACAGGAAACCCATCGGGCTGTTCATGGAAGGGTACGGTTGGGTAGCCGCCCCACTTGCCCCGGCCGGCCATAAAACCGGGCACCCATGGTACCGGTGCAACTACGGTCACTTCTGCTCCCAGCTGCTGCAGGGCTTGAGCCTGCTGCCGGACAAAAATTCCGCCTAACGGGCTGACTGCATTGGGGTACATATGAGAAAGTATCAAAACTCGCATTCTTACCGATCCTTCTTTGTTAGGATTCGCTCATAAAGCGACAAAAGTTTGTTTTGTTCTTTTTCCCAAGTATACTCTCGATGAAAAGCCTCCCAGCCATTATGTCCGTATTTTAACCCTTTATTGGGGTCCTCTAATAATGAACATACTGCACGGGCAAGACTTTCCGGATCTCCCGGTTCGGTCAGCAAGCCGCATTGATTTTGCTGCACAATCTCTTCAATATAGCCAAAGCGCGAGCCAACGACAGGAAGTCCTGCCGCCATGTATTCTAAAAGTTTCACAGGAATGGCCTTTTGATAATTCAAGGTTGGCAGTAATGGCACCAGGGCGATAGAACTCCCAGCTAAAATACTGGGTACCTGCTCATAAGGAACTTTCCCCCTTAAGTGTACATTGCCCTGTTCCAGCCAGGGTTTCAGGTCAGCAAACTCCGGACCTAAATCTCCTGTTTCTGCAGGACCGACAAGTTCACAAATGGCCTCCGGATATCGCTGCCTGACTAAGGGCATGGCGCGAAGAATTACTTCCAGGCCCCGTTCCCGATTAATTCCTCCTAAATAGAGAATCACAGGTGGTTTTAGACTATCCGGACGGGGAAACTCAAATTGACGTTTAAGGGGATAATTGTGGAGGATCTCCCCTTCAGAATTTTTCCGTTTAAATAGTTCAGCCATATGACTGTTCACGGTAATAATCCCGGCAAAGGATTGAGCCGACCATTTCTCGAAACGATCCACCGTTTTTGCTACGATTTTGCGCAAAGGCTTGGGCAGCCAATAACGGGTAAGCAAACTATCCCCATAGTATTCGTGGACATCATAGACAACGGGTTTGTGATGCCTGCGGCTTAGCAATAACCCCACGGGCAGCAAATCCGGGTCATGAAAGTGATAAATATCGGCATTTTCCTGAAGGGCTTCCTTATAGATGGCTTTCAGACGCCAAATTCGATCCAGGCGAGAGGAAAGAGGATCCACAGCCCGAATTCTAATGCCTTGCTTTTCTTCCGATTGCTGATGTGGTGCTACTATAACCACTTCATAACCGGCTTCGGCAAGACTATTGGCCTCTTTATGAAAAATGCGCTCATCAAAGGGCGAATGTGCAGTGGTTAAGATACAGGCTTTCAATCGTTTTCCCCTTCTGTTCTGTAAATTATGCCCATATAAAGAGCAATCAGGGTCATCAGCTGAAGATTGTAGAACGCACCGGCTGTAATATTATAGACCATTATGGCCAGGGTAGCCGCTACAAAGGCTATAGACAGCAGCGTCTTGTCCTCTCGCATCCCCGGTTCTGAGGCATAGGAATTAAAGAACCTGCTCTTACGAAGAGCCCCTTTAACCGGACGAATGAATAACCAAAGATAGAAAGCTAAGCCGACCACTCCATAGCGGCGAGTTATTAAGGCATATTCGTCGTCCACAGTAGTATCCATAGTATCTTTAGCTGTCCCCCAGCCAAGCACCGGGGATTGTTTTATGAATTCAAAAGCACTGCCCATGCGCATAAAGTGTCCTTGGGCAGAAGTACTCTCTTCCAGATTCGTCGCTTCATTCATCCGGCTGACAAAATCACGGGGGGAAGTAAAAAACAAGGCGAGAGTCAGGAGAAACAATGCCCCTATTTTTAAGATAATTTGTTTCTTCCAATAAACTTTAAAAAATCCCCAAACACTTAAAAACACCAATACTGTTGCTGTTGCTAAGAGGGCTGTTCTCGAAATCGTCAAGAAGGTCTGTTTCATAGTCAGCCCAACCATGACAAAGAGAACCAAGGTTTGTGCCCGGTCATTCTTGCGGAAATAAAACCAAGTCACGAACAAGGTCATAATCATAACCGATGCGATACCCATGACATTGGGATTATCAAAGGTTCCCAGCACCCGGGGGGGATTAGCATTAACCAGGTTATCCAAGTGGGATTGAGCTAAAATAGGAGTCAGCCATTGGTTCATATAGGCCAAATTTAGGAATTGACCCCAAGAGAGTACCATCATCACCCCTAAGCCGATGAAAAAGGCCAGGCACAAAGTTTGAAACTCACCATAGTGCAGATCCAGGGAAATGGCCAAGGTAATGGCTAAATAATATTTGGCTAATGTCACCAGTTCCATAACATCTCGAAACCCTACAGAGCCGTCCAGAAAAAGGATGGCAAAAATATTGGATACGATAATTGAAACAAGAAAAAGGAGGAACACTTTGGTGACCGCTCTTAAAGCTCTTCCTTCGCTCTCCTGAAGATACCTGGGTGCATAGTCTGCATAAGAGCGGAAACGCCGGGTTATATAGAGAAGCACATTGATGCCAAATGCTCCAAAAATCAGAGCATCATCCAAGCGGACACGAGGAAGACTGGGATGGATCTCTATGGAAGGCAACAGCATGGCAGATAACAAAATACTACAAATGAGAAGCAACTTATTATTGTTATTACTAGTAACCCCTGTATTCCAGAGCATTTTTCTCCTCCTTGTCTGTCTGTCTAGCCTTTAATTAAGGCTGCGATCTCATGTTGCTGTTCGATGCCTAATTCCGGATAACAAGGTATGGCCAGAGCTTGTTCACAGGCCTTTTCTGCTACAGGGAAGTCACCTGCTTTATAGCCGAGGGAACGAAATGCTCTTTGCAAATGAAGGGGTACGGGATAATAGATAGCATTGGCCACACCGCCTGCTTTCAGTTTCTCCATCAAAGCGTTCCGTTCTTCTGTGCGAAGTACATATAAATGATAGATTGGCGTTGCCAAGGGGTCTCGGCCCGGGAGCTGAATCTTCGTACCGGCAAGGAGCTGATCATAGATTTTAGCCTTTTCCCGGCGTCCTTCATTCCATTGGTCGAGATATTTGAGCTTAACCCGCAGAATAGCTGCTTGCATCTCGTCAAGCCGGCTGTTATAGCCGATTTTTTCATGATAATACTTTGTCTGACAGCCGTGGAAGCGCAGCATTCTAAGTTGAGAGGCCAGGTCTTTGTCATTTGTGACGATCATCCCGGCATCTCCATAAGCCCCTAAATTTTTAGTCGGGAAAAAGCTGAAGGCAGCAGCATGTCCGATGGAGCCGGCCTTTTTGCCCCGGTACTCTGCGCCAATGGCTTGAGCAGCATCTTCAATAACCTTTAGGTCATGGCGTGCCGCAATTTCCATGACCCTTTCAACATCTACCATCTGACCAAAAATATGTACAGGAATAATCGCTTTTGTCTGAGGGGTTATTTTCTTTTCTAACTCATTAAGATCCATGTTCAAGGTTACGGGATCAATATCCACAAATACGGGGGTAGCCCCTACCTGAGCAATTGTTTCAGCCGATGCAAAGAAAGTAAAGGGTGTGGTGATCACTTCATCCCCAGGGCCGATTCCAAAAGCCTTAAGTGTCAGGACTAAAGCATCTGTGCCGTTGCCGACTGCTACAGCCTCTTCGGTACCGCAATAAACGGCAATTTCTTTTTCCAAGGCTTTCATCTGGGGGCCTAAAATATAGACTGAGGAATCAAGCACATCAAAAATAGCTTGGTCTATTTCATCTTTTATAGTCAAATACTGAGCCTTCAAATCTAAAAGAGGAATGCCCATTATAATCTTCCCTTTCTCTTTAAAATTTAACACGCTTTAGACAGGGGGACGGTTCTCTTGTCTGCGCAAATCATAGCAGTTCCTCTTCCGGAACGTCTCGAATACTTTTTGCCGGGAACCCTTTAACAACTTGTTTTTCCACAGTATCTTTTGTGACCAGTGCCCCTGCTGCTACAAATGTTTCAGGCGCTACTTTTACACCGGGCAGAAGAATCGAGCCTCCGCCCACACGGGCCCCTCTCTGGATGGTTGCCCCTTTGATTGCCTCAAAACGCTTTTCGGTGCGTCCCATGTAATTGTCATTGGTGGTTGTAACCATGGGCGCTATAAACACACGTTCTTCAATTTCCATATAAGCGGTAATATAGGATCCGGTCTGTATCTTGGTATATTCACCTATCTTAGTGTCATTTTCTACGACAACGCCACTGCCGATCACTACGTTTTGACCAATTGAACATCTTTCACGAACAACAGCTCCATCTCCAATAAAGGCCTTATCTGCGTAGGTTGTCCCAGCATAAAGAACAGCAGAGCATCCAATGGTGAAGCCGCTTCCCATGCGCAGAGGCGGCAGGTTGGCCTGATTTTTTACCGTACTGGTTGCAGAAGCTTTGGGTAATCGGCCAATAGAGGAATTGCTGCCGATAAACCCATCCTCACCCAGAATTGTTTGAGGATAAATTGTGGTATGATCCCCTATGCGAGTCCCGGAACCTATTTCTGCTCCTTGACCAACACTTACGTAGCTGCCGAGCTCACTTCCGTCTCCAACCCGTGCTCCATCGCCAAGGACACAGCCAACTCCTAATATAACATTTTCTCCAAGGACAACATTTTCACCAATAACACAAAAGGGTCCAATAGTTGCTGTTATGGGTATTGTAGCACTAGGTGCGATTAGATTATTAGTCATTATTTCACTCCTTCCCAATACCTGAGAGGATTCTGATTTACAACTTAACTTTCCTGTAACGGGAATACAACCGGTTCTTTTGTTTCCTGGCACTTATAGATCGCCAGAATAATTTCTAATGCTTTGCGTCCTTCTTCCCCGGGAATAGCGGTTTCTCTGTCTTCCCGAATCGCTTGAATCATATCAGAGATGATTTCACGATGCCCATAGCCATAGACATTGGGCGGATCCCCTGCCTGGCTGGCGAAGATCTGAGCTTTTTCTTCAACACTGTCCGGGAACTCCCAAACCTCAACACGATTAACTGCAATTCCTCCGACAATAACAGATCCGGTCTCACCAAATACATTGATGGTCTCTTCAATATTGGTAGGATAAATGGTTGAGGCTGCCTCAATAATGCCAATGGCACCGCTTTTAAACTTAATGACAGCTGCTCCCATATCTTCCATTTCAATTTTGCGCATAAAGGTCTCTGTGTATCCAAAAACTGACTCGACAGGTCCAAAGGTCCATTGCAAAAGGTCGATATTGTGTATGGACTGGTTCATAAGCACCCCGCCATCCTGGAGCTTTGTCCCGCGCCAAGGAGCCTGCTTGTAATAGTTGTCATTACGATTCCAGCGAACAGTAGCTTGCCCATGGGTCAGCTTGCCAAAACGGCCGTCTTCCAAAGCCTTTCTCATCAGTTTTATTGACTCATTAAAACGGTTTTGATGAATAACTCCTAATTTCACCCCTGCTTGGCGGCAGGCTGCAATCAAAGCATCCGCGGTTTTCAAGGTCATGGCCATGGGCTTTTCTACTAAGACATGCTTGCCTGCTTCAGCCGCTGCTATACCTATTTCTGCGTGAATGCCGCTGGGGGTGGCGATGGTAACAACATCAATATCCTGTCTTTTCAGCATTTCCTTATAATCTGTATAGGGTTCTGCTCCATATTTATCTGCAAAAGCCTGGGCCAATTCCGGTACGATATCACATACTGCCACTAAATCTGCCTCCGTAAGGGCGACAATGGATTCTGCATGTTTGGGTGCAATACGACCACAGCCAATAATAGCAAAGCGAATTTTAGTTTCTCCGTTCATCTTAATCAACCACTCTTTCTTAGTTTATCCTTCAAAGTAATACCGCTTGCAACCGACACTTAACTGCCCATCACTTTGCAGATTATACAGGTTTAAGGGGAATCAGCCGATTCCCCTTAAATTGGGCTTAGATGTATAATCGCCTTAACCCCTAAGTTAGATTTTAGCGATTTTTTCCCGGTTATGAATGACATTTTTGGTGGCATTACGAGTATCCACAACAAGCTTAGCCTGTTCTGCAACTCTTTCATAATCTATGGAGCTATGATCCGTTAAGATTAAAACACAATCCGCTGCAATTAAGGCCTCATCTGTAAAGGGCACGCTCTCAAGATGAAGTGTGCATCCCCCGTGGGGCTCAACAACGGGAATATGTGGATCATGATAAGTAATGTTAGCCCCTTGCTTACGCAAAAGTTCAATGATTTTAATAGCTGGGGATTCGCGCATATCATCAATGTCTTTTTTATAGGCTACCCCCAAAACAAAGATATTAGCATCTTTTAAACTTTTATTAACATCATTTAAGGCTCGGGTTATTTTATTGATGACATAATAAGATACCTCGACATTGATTTCTCCGGCAAGTTCAATGAAGCGGGTGTGAAAGTCATATTCCCGGGCCTTCCATGTGAGATAGAAAGGATCAATAGGAATACAATGTCCTCCCACTCCGGGGCCGGGATAAAAAGTATGAATTCCAAAGGGTTTTGTACCCGCGGCTTCGACAACTTCCCAAATATCGATTCCCATGCGGTCACAGAGCATCATCAATTCGTTAACCATAGCAATGTTAACGGCACGATAGGTATTTTCAAAGACCTTTGTCAGCTCAGCTGCAGCCGGCGAAGATACGGGAACCACATTGGATATGGTCTGAGTGTAAAGGGAATAAGCAATCTCTAAGCAGACGGGCGTCATTCCGCCTACTACTTTGGAGGTATTCTTCGTCGTAAAGCGTTTGTTGCCCGGGTCTACCCGTTCCGGCGAAAAGGCCAAAAAGAAATCCCTGCCCACTTTGAGCCCGGTTTTTTCCAATAAAGGAAGGATTACTTGTTCCGTAGTACCGGGGTAAGTCGTACTTTCTAAAGTAATAATCTGCCCGGGGCGCAGATACTTAGCAATCTCTTCCGTCGATGACTGAATGTAGGAAATATCAGGATCACGGGTTATTGTCAAAGGGGTGGGCACACAAATAATGACCACATCACATTCCGACAAGCGGGAGAAGTTTGTGGTTGCCGTTAATAAGCCCTTCCGGACAATCTCTTTCAGATCTTCATCTTTGACATCTCCGATATA
This Desulfosporosinus orientis DSM 765 DNA region includes the following protein-coding sequences:
- the wecB gene encoding non-hydrolyzing UDP-N-acetylglucosamine 2-epimerase, which encodes MKIITVLGARPQFIKAAPLSEELRKSHEELLVHTGQHYDYQMSDVFFEELGIPKPHYFLGVGSKQHGAQTGEMLKGVEEILLKEKPDWVLVYGDTNSTLAGALAAAKLHIPIAHVEAGLRSYNRQMPEEVNRVLTDHVSELLFCPSDQAVKNLSLEGLTRGVVRTGDVMADALFYHARRAEDRQPSAPKYLQKSYLLATVHRAENTDNPQRLEGILKAFAQIEGKIVLPLHPRTKKLLQDYHLTIPDNVEVIEPVGYLEMILLEKEAELILTDSGGVQKEAYLWQVPCVTLRDETEWVETVQTGWNTLAGAKMEEIISAVRCYRGKSLPPYQDNLYGNGRASEEIVAHMEKRG
- a CDS encoding flippase; this translates as MELRLVLKNAAALSVASVLSKVITAVVGIAVTRYLGPEIYGEYSSALAFVSTFILFADFGLSNYMVQEGSRDEKVLPLFLGNTLLFKVLTSLALYLLMLGLMFPAGYNQSIRSMVMVLGLASALNALDASVYNYFQAKQQMYVAAIYQFLSTFLIGALTILVVLTQGTVVMITAAQLVTAVLISLSLYAHLRRQLRLEFDLSRLLGMLRQGLPYGMAVIFLFVYFQIDMFMLSLMKPPIEVGVYSAAYRLIAVLLFIPGILTSVIYPILFQLGVESKEKHRGTIEKIFKVLSAVGIPGSVLIFVLADPLLTWLYNGRFPASIPILMLLSWFFAFECLSFSLGDVLTTTDRQWTRAKIQGGAALLNIGINLYAIPRYGIYGASVATLITELYVFIAFYWVVRRYVYKVQVWRQLPVIILASFIMGLIAHLFRGLHPLISASLAGAVYLIILIGLDNDFQRIGGYILRQLTSRLRSRS
- a CDS encoding glycosyltransferase → MRVLILSHMYPNAVSPLGGIFVRQQAQALQQLGAEVTVVAPVPWVPGFMAGRGKWGGYPTVPFHEQPDGFPVYHPRVLELPGSLFFEYYPQTYAWGIEQVFSEQISRGVDVIHAHVAHPDGAAALRFGRKYHIPVVVTIHGQDFAYTLQRSKTCAESVKMTLKDAAGVILVSEKLKNRYGLETWADRLEKYRIIYNGVDFPKVVQPSNPSVKDAGAKPSRRRLLSVGFLRPDKGHEIVLKALPALIREFPDLEYRVVGDGSERAKLEGLCRELGLEYHVVFLGSLPHPEAMQEMAECEIFVLPSWNEAFGVVYLEAMAHGKPIIGTVGEGISEILTQIQVGIAVTPKDPLALTEAILDLLKNKEQASAMGIRGRDLVNRQFTWNYNAQKTLEVYEEIIAQ
- a CDS encoding glycosyltransferase family 4 protein, which encodes MKACILTTAHSPFDERIFHKEANSLAEAGYEVVIVAPHQQSEEKQGIRIRAVDPLSSRLDRIWRLKAIYKEALQENADIYHFHDPDLLPVGLLLSRRHHKPVVYDVHEYYGDSLLTRYWLPKPLRKIVAKTVDRFEKWSAQSFAGIITVNSHMAELFKRKNSEGEILHNYPLKRQFEFPRPDSLKPPVILYLGGINRERGLEVILRAMPLVRQRYPEAICELVGPAETGDLGPEFADLKPWLEQGNVHLRGKVPYEQVPSILAGSSIALVPLLPTLNYQKAIPVKLLEYMAAGLPVVGSRFGYIEEIVQQNQCGLLTEPGDPESLARAVCSLLEDPNKGLKYGHNGWEAFHREYTWEKEQNKLLSLYERILTKKDR
- a CDS encoding O-antigen ligase family protein, with amino-acid sequence MLWNTGVTSNNNNKLLLICSILLSAMLLPSIEIHPSLPRVRLDDALIFGAFGINVLLYITRRFRSYADYAPRYLQESEGRALRAVTKVFLLFLVSIIVSNIFAILFLDGSVGFRDVMELVTLAKYYLAITLAISLDLHYGEFQTLCLAFFIGLGVMMVLSWGQFLNLAYMNQWLTPILAQSHLDNLVNANPPRVLGTFDNPNVMGIASVMIMTLFVTWFYFRKNDRAQTLVLFVMVGLTMKQTFLTISRTALLATATVLVFLSVWGFFKVYWKKQIILKIGALFLLTLALFFTSPRDFVSRMNEATNLEESTSAQGHFMRMGSAFEFIKQSPVLGWGTAKDTMDTTVDDEYALITRRYGVVGLAFYLWLFIRPVKGALRKSRFFNSYASEPGMREDKTLLSIAFVAATLAIMVYNITAGAFYNLQLMTLIALYMGIIYRTEGEND
- a CDS encoding DegT/DnrJ/EryC1/StrS family aminotransferase, with translation MGIPLLDLKAQYLTIKDEIDQAIFDVLDSSVYILGPQMKALEKEIAVYCGTEEAVAVGNGTDALVLTLKAFGIGPGDEVITTPFTFFASAETIAQVGATPVFVDIDPVTLNMDLNELEKKITPQTKAIIPVHIFGQMVDVERVMEIAARHDLKVIEDAAQAIGAEYRGKKAGSIGHAAAFSFFPTKNLGAYGDAGMIVTNDKDLASQLRMLRFHGCQTKYYHEKIGYNSRLDEMQAAILRVKLKYLDQWNEGRREKAKIYDQLLAGTKIQLPGRDPLATPIYHLYVLRTEERNALMEKLKAGGVANAIYYPVPLHLQRAFRSLGYKAGDFPVAEKACEQALAIPCYPELGIEQQHEIAALIKG
- a CDS encoding N-acetyltransferase, producing the protein MTNNLIAPSATIPITATIGPFCVIGENVVLGENVILGVGCVLGDGARVGDGSELGSYVSVGQGAEIGSGTRIGDHTTIYPQTILGEDGFIGSNSSIGRLPKASATSTVKNQANLPPLRMGSGFTIGCSAVLYAGTTYADKAFIGDGAVVRERCSIGQNVVIGSGVVVENDTKIGEYTKIQTGSYITAYMEIEERVFIAPMVTTTNDNYMGRTEKRFEAIKGATIQRGARVGGGSILLPGVKVAPETFVAAGALVTKDTVEKQVVKGFPAKSIRDVPEEELL
- a CDS encoding Gfo/Idh/MocA family protein, coding for MNGETKIRFAIIGCGRIAPKHAESIVALTEADLVAVCDIVPELAQAFADKYGAEPYTDYKEMLKRQDIDVVTIATPSGIHAEIGIAAAEAGKHVLVEKPMAMTLKTADALIAACRQAGVKLGVIHQNRFNESIKLMRKALEDGRFGKLTHGQATVRWNRNDNYYKQAPWRGTKLQDGGVLMNQSIHNIDLLQWTFGPVESVFGYTETFMRKIEMEDMGAAVIKFKSGAIGIIEAASTIYPTNIEETINVFGETGSVIVGGIAVNRVEVWEFPDSVEEKAQIFASQAGDPPNVYGYGHREIISDMIQAIREDRETAIPGEEGRKALEIILAIYKCQETKEPVVFPLQES
- a CDS encoding nucleotide sugar dehydrogenase, with the protein product MLTVQKVITDEDSIAKNLKDKIEKHEAKIGVIGLGYVGLPLAVEKGKVGFSVIGFDINPVRVGRVNEADNYIGDVKDEDLKEIVRKGLLTATTNFSRLSECDVVIICVPTPLTITRDPDISYIQSSTEEIAKYLRPGQIITLESTTYPGTTEQVILPLLEKTGLKVGRDFFLAFSPERVDPGNKRFTTKNTSKVVGGMTPVCLEIAYSLYTQTISNVVPVSSPAAAELTKVFENTYRAVNIAMVNELMMLCDRMGIDIWEVVEAAGTKPFGIHTFYPGPGVGGHCIPIDPFYLTWKAREYDFHTRFIELAGEINVEVSYYVINKITRALNDVNKSLKDANIFVLGVAYKKDIDDMRESPAIKIIELLRKQGANITYHDPHIPVVEPHGGCTLHLESVPFTDEALIAADCVLILTDHSSIDYERVAEQAKLVVDTRNATKNVIHNREKIAKI